A genomic segment from Methanocaldococcus sp. encodes:
- a CDS encoding CBS domain-containing protein: protein MVYALKDIKVKDIMTKNVITAKKDEGVIEAFEKMLKYKISSLPVVNDENKVIGIVTTTDIGYNLIRDRYTLETKIEDVMTKDVVTIDKNASILEAIKKMDITGKTEIINQLPVVDDNNKLVGIISDGDIIRAISRFIIRDK, encoded by the coding sequence AAAGTAAAGGATATAATGACAAAAAATGTTATAACAGCAAAAAAAGATGAAGGTGTTATAGAGGCATTTGAAAAAATGTTAAAATATAAAATTAGCTCCTTGCCTGTAGTTAATGACGAAAATAAAGTTATAGGAATCGTTACAACAACTGACATTGGATACAATTTAATAAGGGATAGATACACATTAGAAACTAAAATTGAGGATGTAATGACTAAAGATGTGGTTACCATAGATAAAAATGCAAGTATATTAGAGGCTATTAAAAAAATGGATATTACTGGAAAGACAGAAATTATTAATCAACTTCCAGTCGTTGATGATAATAACAAGTTAGTTGGAATAATTTCAGATGGAGACATAATTAGGGCAATATCAAGATTTATTATTAGAGATAAATAA